A DNA window from Camelina sativa cultivar DH55 unplaced genomic scaffold, Cs unpScaffold00543, whole genome shotgun sequence contains the following coding sequences:
- the LOC104773434 gene encoding protein DETOXIFICATION 8 has protein sequence MEKGFSLVPREELEEDQTTYYMSTEMMKKVSSMAAPMVAVAASQYLLQVISIVMAGHLDVLSLSAVAIASSLTNVTGFSLVFGLAGALETLCGQAFGAEQYRKISAYTYSSMICLLLFCFPVSLLWVFMDKLLELFHQDPLISQLACRYSIWLIPALFGYSVLQSMTRFFQSQGLVLPLFLSSLGALCFHIPFCWLLVYKLRFGIIGAALSIGVSYWFNVILLWVFMRQSALYRETMNLQAQEIFLSMKQFITLAIPSAMMTCLEWWSFELLILMSGLLPNSKLETSVLSICLTMSSLHYVLVNAIGAAASTHVSNKLGSGHPKAARAAANSAIFLGVIDAAIVSITLYIYRRNWAYIFSNESEVADYVTQITPFLCLSIGVDSFLAVLSGVARGTGWQHIGAYANIGSYYLVGIPVGSILCFVVKLRGKGLWIGILIGSTLQTIVLALVTLFTNWEQEAAKARDRVIEMTPQVRETILKEDVQVLLKDISENVSG, from the exons ATGGAAAAGGGCTTCTCGTTGGTGCCTAGAGAAGAGCTAGAAGAAGATCAGACGACTTATTATATGTCAacagagatgatgaagaaggttaGCTCCATGGCTGCTCCAATGGTGGCTGTGGCTGCTTCTCAGTACCTCCTTCAAGTTATCTCTATTGTTATGGCTGGTCACTTAgacgttctctctctctcagccgTGGCCATCGCAAGTTCTCTTACTAATGTCACCGGCTTCAGCCTCGTC TTTGGATTGGCAGGTGCGTTAGAGACACTATGTGGTCAAGCCTTTGGAGCAGAGCAATATAGGAAAATCAGTGCATACACTTACAGCTCAATGATATGTCTTCTCTTGTTCTGTTTCCCAGTCTCACTTTTGTGGGTTTTCATGGACAAACTCTTGGAGCTTTTCCATCAAGATCCTCTCATCTCTCAGTTAGCTTGTAGATACTCGATCTGGCTCATCCCGGCTTTATTCGGATACTCTGTCCTTCAATCTATGACTCGGTTTTTCCAGTCACAAGGATTggttcttcctctcttcttgaGTTCTCTTGGAGCTCTATGTTTTCACATTCCCTTTTGTTGGCTTCTTGTCTATAAACTGAGGTTTGGAATCATTGGTGCCGCCTTGTCCATAGGAGTTTCGTATTGGTTCAACGTAATTTTGCTTTGGGTTTTCATGAGACAATCTGCTCTGTATCGTGAAACTATGAATCTTCAAGCACAAGAAATCTTTTTGAGCATGAAGCAGTTCATCACCCTCGCGATACCTTCTGCTATGATGACTTG CCTAGAATGGTGGTCGTTTGAGCTTCTTATACTGATGTCTGGACTCTTACCAAACTCAAAGCTAGAAACATCGGTGCTATCCATATG TCTAACAATGTCGTCGCTGCATTACGTTTTGGTGAATGCAATAGGAGCAGCTGCTAG cacACATGTCTCAAACAAGTTAGGATCTGGACATCCAAAAGCAGCTCGAGCCGCAGCTAATTCTGCGATTTTTCTCGGTGTTATTGACGCAGCCATAGTAAGCATCACTCTGTACATCTACAGAAGAAATTGGGCTTATATATTCAGCAACGAGAGTGAAGTCGCGGACTATGTAACTCAGATCACACCCTTTCTCTGCCTATCCATTGGTGTTGACAGCTTCCTCGCCGTACTCTCAG GTGTTGCTAGAGGAACAGGGTGGCAACATATAGGAGCGTATGCAAACATAGGATCGTATTATCTGGTCGGGATCCCTGTGGGTTCAATCTTGTGTTTCGTTGTGAAATTGAGAGGGAAAGGACTTTGGATCGGTATATTGATTGGCTCTACTCTACAAACTATTGTTCTTGCTCTTGTCACTTTGTTTACCAATTGGGAACAAGAG GCAGCGAAGGCAAGAGACAGAGTGATCGAGATGACACCACAAGTGAGGGAAACCATATTAAAAGAGGATGTACAAGTTTTGTTAAAAGATATTTCAGAAAATGTGTCCGGTTAA
- the LOC104773435 gene encoding protein DETOXIFICATION 9, with amino-acid sequence MKKSIEAPLLLSTKQSQEEDKEKIRWEKMKKVASMAAPMVAVNMSQFLLQATSTMIVGHRSELSLAGIALGSSFANVTGFGVLFGLSGSLETLCGQAYGAKQYHKLGSYTFTSIVLLLMISVPISILWMFMNQILLLLHQDPQIAELAGVYCIWLIPALFGYSILESLVRYFQSQSLIYPMVLSSLAALSFHVPLCWSMVHVFDFGAKGAAASIGISYWLNAVFLWVYMKRSSRCAETRIFMSKDVFVHTNIFFQFAIPSAMMCCLEWFAFEVVTLLSGLLPNSKLETSVISICLTTSSLHYNLVNGIGDAASTNVANELGAGNPRGARDSAAAAIVIAAVESVVVSSSLFMSRSVWPYAYSNVDEVISYVTDITPILCISILMDSFLTVLSGIVRGTGWQKIGAYVNITSYYVIGIPVGLLLCFHLHFNGKGLWAGLVTGSTLQTLILFLVIGFTNWSKEAIKARERIGDEKDLRHDSLLN; translated from the exons atgaagaagagtatCGAAGCTCCATTACTCTTGAGCACCAAACAatcacaagaagaagataaagaaaaaataagatgggagaagatgaagaaggttgCTTCAATGGCTGCTCCAATGGTCGCTGTAAACATGTCTCAGTTCCTTCTTCAAGCAACTTCAACAATGATCGTTGGTCACCGGAGTGAACTCTCTCTAGCCGGAATAGCTCTTGGAAGCTCTTTTGCTAATGTCACTGGCTTTGGTGTTCTT TTTGGACTTTCAGGTTCATTAGAAACACTATGTGGTCAAGCATATGGAGCAAAACAGTATCACAAGCTTGGATCTTACACTTTCACTTCAATAGTGTTGCTCTTGATGATCTCTGTTCCGATTTCGATTCTTTGGATGTTCATGAACCAGATCTTGCTTCTACTTCACCAAGATCCTCAAATAGCTGAGTTGGCCGGAGTGTATTGCATCTGGCTCATACCGGCTTTATTCGGTTACTCTATTCTCGAGTCTTTGGTTAGATATTTCCAGTCACAAAGCTTGATTTATCCAATGGTCTTGAGCTCTTTAGCTGCTCTGTCTTTCCATGTTCCTCTCTGTTGGTCAATGGTTCATGTATTCGACTTTGGAGCCAAAGGAGCGGCTGCGTCTATCGGTATCTCTTACTGGCTAAACGCTGTTTTCCTTTGGGTTTATATGAAACGCTCTAGCCGTTGTGCTGAAACGCGGATTTTTATGTCCAAGGATGTGTTTGTTCATACAAATATCTTCTTTCAATTTGCGATTCCTTCTGCAATGATGTGTTG CCTTGAGTGGTTTGCTTTCGAGGTAGTTACTTTGCTGTCTGGTCTTCTACCCAACTCAAAGCTCGAGACTTCGGTTATTTCGATTTG CCTTACGACGTCTTCATTGCACTACAATTTGGTAAATGGAATTGGTGATGCAGCAAg tACCAATGTGGCGAATGAGCTAGGAGCTGGGAATCCACGAGGGGCTCGTGATTCTGCTGCAGCTGCGATCGTAATTGCAGCTGTTGAGTCAGTTGTTGTGAGCTCTAGTCTCTTCATGTCTCGCAGTGTGTGGCCTTATGCATATAGCAATGTGGATGAAGTAATTAGTTATGTGACTGATATCACTCCCATTCTTTGTATCTCAATCCTCATGGACAGCTTCTTGACCGTCCTTTCCG GGATTGTGAGAGGAACAGGGTGGCAAAAAATTGGGGCTTATGTGAACATAACCtcttattatgttattggtatTCCCGTTGGACTTCTTTTATGTTTCCATCTTCACTTCAATGGGAAAGGACTTTGGGCTGGTTTAGTCACAGGATCAACATTACAAACTCTAATCCTGTTTCTTGTTATTGGTTTCACCAATTGGAGCAAAGAG GCAATCAAGGCTAGGGAGAGAATAGGTGACGAGAAAGATTTGAGACATGACTCACTCCTTAATTGA